TAAAACAACAAATAAAAATTATTGCGATAATTGGGATAGCTGGAACCACTGAAACCGGAAATATTGATAATTTAAATCAACTTGCTACCATAACAAAAAAATACAAAATCTGGTTTCATGTTGATGCTGCGTGGGGAGGCGCATTGCTTTTTAGCAAAAAATACCAAAGTAAATTATTAGGAATCGAAAAAGCAGATTCTGTTGTTTTAGATGGTCACAAATTTTTATTTCTCACATTGTCAAATAGCGCTGTGTTATTTAAAGACGCCTATGCCCTAAATCTTATAAAACATAATGCAAATTATATTATTAGAGAAGGAAGCGGTGATTTGGGCAAAACCTCGATTGAAGGCAGCAGACGTTTTGATTCTTTAAAACTTTGGTTTGCGATAAAAATAATAGGACGTGAAGGATACGAAGCGCTTATTAATAATGCTATTGAAAACGCTTTCTTATTTAAACAAATGATTGATAGCCATCCAAGTTTTGAAATGACCAATATTCCCGAAACAGGAATTGTAACTTACCGTTTTATCCCAAAAATTTTAAAAGTAAAATTACAATCAGCAAAGAACATTTATCATTTGAGCAAATCACAACAAACTGTTGAATTAAAAAGAAATTTTACAAAATTACAGAAAGAATTTCTACCCTTAATAGTAAAAATAAATGATTTTATTAATGAATTAAATATCAATTTGCAAAAACAACAAAGAAAAAATGGCAACAGTTTTGTTTCCAGAACTCTCCTCGAATCTGTATGGGAAAGACAAGAAATTGTCGTGCTGCGCGCAATTCCCTTTAACCCCCTCATAAAAATCGAAACACTTTCCGAAATTCTTAAAGAACAAGAAGCCATCGGCAATGCTTTGTTTGAATCTGAGTTTCCTGACTTCTTGAAACAAGTACCTTTAGCAGTTAGTTTTGTTTGCAAAGTTTAACAACTTATAACTGGAATATTTTGGTATTGCTAATCCAGTTAAATGTCTTAGAATGGTTAAATAGAGGATTCTATAAAGATACGTTACTGTTCGCAATTGTTATTCATTATGACCGCAAAGGAGTAACTCAATATGGCTGATAAAAAAGCAACAAGCCGCACATTACCGCTTTTGCCTTTAAGGGAGTTACTTGTTTTTCCACACACAGTTGTTCCTCTGTTTGTCGGGCGAGAAAAAAGTATAAAAGCCCTTGATGATGCCATGGCAAAAAACCGCGAAATCTTTCTTGCGGCTCAAAAAAAACCAAAATCAAATGATCCTTTACCCGAAGAAATATATGAGTTTGGAACAATTGCACAAATTCTACAGCTGCTCCGACTTCCTGACGGAACAGTTAAAATACTTGTAGAAGGCAAAAAGAGGGGTCGTATTGTCAAATACATTGACTCCAATGATATGCTTGTCGTTGAAATTTCAGAAGTTCAAGAGCCAAGTGGCCGTTCTGCAGAAAACGAAGCCTTAGTCAGAACTGTAAAGCAAGCATTTGATACATATGTAAAATTAAATAAAAAAGTTCCGCCAGAAATGGTTTTTTCAATTTCTAGCATCGAAGACGAAAGCAGACTTGCAGACACGCTCGTCGTTCAATTATCAAATCTAAAACTTTCGGATAAACAAAGAATTTTAGAAACAATTGACCCTGCAAAAAGATTAGAAGAAATATTCAGCATTATCCAATCAGAAATTGAAATTTTACGAGTTGAGAAAAAAATCCGTGCTCGCGTTAAACGCCAAATGGAAAAAACTCAAAAAGAATATTATTTAAATGAACAAATGAACGCAATTCAAAAAGAGCTCGGTAACTCTGATGACATCAGAACAGAAATTGCAGAGATTGAAAGCAAAATTAAAACCAAAAAATTGAGCGAAGAAGCAAAAGAAAAATTAAAAAAAGAAGTAAAAAAACTGCGTACCATGAGTCCCATGAGTGCCGAAGCGACCGTCGTGAGAAATTACATTGATACTGTATTGTCTCTACCTTGGACAGATTATTCTCCTGTCATTCGAGATCAAATTTTTGCTGAAACTGTTCTTAACGAAGATCATTTTGGACTCGAAAAAGTAAAGGAACGTATTCTTGAATACCTCGCAGTGACAAGTCTTTCTGATAAAATTAAAGGACCCATTTTATGTCTTGTAGGACCTCCAGGGGTTGGTAAAACAAGTCTTGCTAAAAGTGTTGCCCGTTCAACGGGGCGCACATTTGCTCGTATTGCACTTGGTGGTGTTCGTGATGAGGCTGAAATTCGCGGTCATAGAAGAACATATATTGGAGCGATGCCTGGCAAAATTTTAAATGCAATTAAAAAATCAGGAAGTGGCAATCCTGTTATTCTACTCGATGAAATTGATAAAATGAGTTCAGACTTTAGAGGCGATCCATCAAGCGCAATGCTTGAGGTTCTTGACCCAGAACAAAATCATGCCTTTAATGATCATTATCTTGATCTCGATTACGATCTTTCGCAAATTTTATTTATCGCAACTGCCAATAGCCTTAATGGTGTGCCAAAACCATTATTAGATAGAATGGAAATTATTCA
This region of Spirobacillus cienkowskii genomic DNA includes:
- a CDS encoding aminotransferase class I/II-fold pyridoxal phosphate-dependent enzyme is translated as MNLSSLILKYFFPYADKKEFNKWATFTLSAAVDFLENKDGQKLHEYISPNDIAKLFQDFLIPEKGKDLFDVLSETMNHIVKNSVKVSHPFYIGHMTGACPNFTILCDLIISFLNQNVVKIETALSATYVERQILNWMHNLIYKNKKFLNKKIFEDSNYFLGSFCSGGTIGNITALLVARNKLFPSIHKDGVNTAFKKSGCKKAVVLVSSRGHYSIKKAAAILGIGEKNVIPIPCHRDSNNIDIRKLDDTIKKLIKQQIKIIAIIGIAGTTETGNIDNLNQLATITKKYKIWFHVDAAWGGALLFSKKYQSKLLGIEKADSVVLDGHKFLFLTLSNSAVLFKDAYALNLIKHNANYIIREGSGDLGKTSIEGSRRFDSLKLWFAIKIIGREGYEALINNAIENAFLFKQMIDSHPSFEMTNIPETGIVTYRFIPKILKVKLQSAKNIYHLSKSQQTVELKRNFTKLQKEFLPLIVKINDFINELNINLQKQQRKNGNSFVSRTLLESVWERQEIVVLRAIPFNPLIKIETLSEILKEQEAIGNALFESEFPDFLKQVPLAVSFVCKV
- the lon gene encoding endopeptidase La — its product is MADKKATSRTLPLLPLRELLVFPHTVVPLFVGREKSIKALDDAMAKNREIFLAAQKKPKSNDPLPEEIYEFGTIAQILQLLRLPDGTVKILVEGKKRGRIVKYIDSNDMLVVEISEVQEPSGRSAENEALVRTVKQAFDTYVKLNKKVPPEMVFSISSIEDESRLADTLVVQLSNLKLSDKQRILETIDPAKRLEEIFSIIQSEIEILRVEKKIRARVKRQMEKTQKEYYLNEQMNAIQKELGNSDDIRTEIAEIESKIKTKKLSEEAKEKLKKEVKKLRTMSPMSAEATVVRNYIDTVLSLPWTDYSPVIRDQIFAETVLNEDHFGLEKVKERILEYLAVTSLSDKIKGPILCLVGPPGVGKTSLAKSVARSTGRTFARIALGGVRDEAEIRGHRRTYIGAMPGKILNAIKKSGSGNPVILLDEIDKMSSDFRGDPSSAMLEVLDPEQNHAFNDHYLDLDYDLSQILFIATANSLNGVPKPLLDRMEIIHLSGYTEQEKINIAQQHLIQKAVKANGLDKTELNFENNALEELVRFYTREAGVRSLEREISSVCRKIARELLKNNKKTTSKLPKEKDAVEQQPQTKLQNLEGFKAPLIDAALVQKYLGPRKHSIGEKEARNEIGIGQGLAYTEVGGDLLVTEVAIMSGKGNLKITGKLGDVMQESAQAALTYVRSRGAFLGLEDEFYSKIDIHVHFPEGAIPKDGPSAGITMATALVSALTKKPFNREVAMTGEITLRGRVLPIGGLKEKLLAAHRGGIKKVIIPKENERDLLDIPKNVLEQIETIPVDHMDTVLLHAIAWENNDALETKLKNSQAITLANVSTIGNQPLIHH